The Planctomycetaceae bacterium genome contains a region encoding:
- a CDS encoding transposase, which translates to MGNCAAADLCHGGPPNHWNFVVRPETSDQVSEFFRRLAVRHTMRWHAHYETGGTGHLYQGRFKSNPVQSDGHLLTMMRYVERNSVGLNFIKMAEEWHWSSTYFAASQTMNDSGWRFLTMRLCHETGVRG; encoded by the coding sequence ATGGGGAATTGTGCTGCTGCCGATTTATGCCATGGTGGCCCGCCGAATCACTGGAATTTTGTTGTCCGGCCTGAAACCAGCGATCAGGTCAGCGAATTCTTCCGTCGCCTGGCTGTCAGGCACACGATGCGCTGGCACGCTCACTACGAAACCGGCGGGACCGGGCATTTGTATCAGGGGCGATTCAAGTCGAATCCGGTGCAGTCCGACGGCCATCTGCTGACAATGATGAGATACGTCGAACGAAATTCCGTGGGACTGAATTTCATCAAGATGGCGGAAGAATGGCACTGGAGTTCCACTTATTTCGCCGCCAGCCAGACGATGAACGACTCTGGCTGGCGATTCCTGACGATGCGCCTCTGCCACGAAACTGGCGTTCGTGGGTGA